One genomic segment of Hordeum vulgare subsp. vulgare chromosome 2H, MorexV3_pseudomolecules_assembly, whole genome shotgun sequence includes these proteins:
- the LOC123431478 gene encoding transmembrane protein 234 homolog: MAAVGGDAASMVAVGLVWGATNALMRRGALVWDRRSRSLPAGTGAVRRWADLLLTWQYSAPFLANLSASAAFFRLLGDAPISVAVPVTNATTFAATAVAAALLGEATRAAPAALGTALIVLGVWVHT; this comes from the exons ATGGCGGCGGTGGGCGGCGACGCGGCGAGCATGGTGGCGGTGGGCCTGGTGTGGGGCGCCACCAACGCGCTGATGCGCCGGGGCGCGCTCGTCTGGGACCGCCGCTCCCGCTCCCTCCCGGCCGGCACCGGCGCCGTCCGGCGGTGGGCCGACCTGCTCCTCACGTGGCAGTACTCGGCGCCGTTCCTCGCCAACCTATCCGCCTCCGCCGCCTTCTTCCGGCTCCTCGGTGACGCGCCCATCTCCGTCGCCGTGCCCGTCACCAACGCCACCACCTTCGCCgccaccgccgtcgccgccgcgctCCTCGGGGAGGCCACTCGCGCCGCCCCCGCCGCGCTCGGCACCGCGCTCATCGTCCTCGGCGTCTGG GTCCATACTTGA
- the LOC123429021 gene encoding B3 domain-containing protein Os01g0234100-like, producing MAIDEPTKRKRGTPAGDPHAAKSKMGQKMVHRNRALLDEGSRHEDDDDDNFETMDEEFAADVRQKNTAVDDSDDNFVPLIMMRTKNVKSEPGKHPGFRYKHKAQRTITKTSKRKKTGRPAGSKRYSKRKIVKKPMLVDNTNISKSNKDMDADFEPEIPDGDVRKKYASAFDRALEVENKLPAEGPSFVKLMRKSHVVKGFWLGVPLSFCRDHLPKDDVTIALEDEDGHRFDTNYLARKQGLSGGWHGFVVRHGLKVGDAVIFQLVGLKRFKVYILRENKFTTTDGALGLLSLDTSMENNIPDETWDEDAKSKEEDPEVTKVITNKASEDDSCNDLFSEEAGNDYIRSADADPGPDFNAMMKTFRAFKTAIDSSAVIDRKLVPDRLLRTYYKLCGAKKALLHRRLPENINPTLAAGVIVETASIAEGIRSYDPTTCEDLAAWKKTLESMELLGMDVGFMRKRVDELLFLLDAARPSLDGHAAPEEGYKYNEEVMKLERGRAADKVRALESKMASLKDALKEMDTEMEEIAEERRRGHAIAVLQLAAAPW from the exons ATGGCGATCGACGAGCCCACCAAA AGGAAGAGAGGGACGCCAGCGGGTGATCCCCACGCTGCAAAGTCCAAGATGGGGCAGAAGATGGTCCATCGAAACCGTGCTTTGCTTGATGAAGGCAGCAgacacgaagacgacgacgacgacaattttGAGACGATG GATGAGGAGTTCGCTGCTGATGTTCGTCAGAAGAATACGGCAGTTGATGACAGCGATGACAACTTTGTTCCACTGATA ATGATGAGAACAAAGAATGTGAAGAGTGAGCCTGGAAAGCATCCCGGCTTTCGATATAAGCACAAAGCCCAGAGAACTATCACTAAAACTTCTAAA AGGAAGAAGACAGGGAGGCCAGCAGGTTCCAAGAGATATAGCAAGAGAAAGATAGTGAAAAAGCCAATGTTGGTTGACAACACCAATATTAGTAAGAGCAATAAAGACATGGATGCTGATTTTGAACCAGAG ATACCTGATGGTGATGTCCGGAAGAAATATGCAAG TGCTTTTGACAGAGCTTTAGAGGTAGAAAACAAATTGCCAGCAGAAGGTCCAAGCTTCGTCAAGCTTATGAGGAAATCACATGTTGTTAAGGGTTTTTGGCTG GGTGTCCCGCTCAGCTTTTGTAGagatcatcttccaaaagatgatgtTACAATTGCATTAGAAGATGAGGATGGACACCGGTTTGATACAAATTACCTAGCTCGCAAGCAGGGACTAAGTGGTGGGTGGCATGGGTTTGTGGTACGCCATGGTCTTAAGGTCGGCGATGCCGTGATATTTCAACTAGTGGGACTGAAAAGATTTAAG GTGTATATACTGAGAGAGAATAAGTTCACTACAACCGATGGAGCGCTTGGTCTCTTGAGTTTAGACACGTCCATGGAGAACAACATACCCGACG AAACTTGGGATGAAGATGCAAAGTCCAAGGAGGAGGATCCAGAGGTCACCAAAGTCATCACCAACAAGGCATCCGAAGATGATAGCTGCAATGACCTTTTCAGTGAAGAAGCAGGAAACGACTACATCAGATCGGCAGATGCAGATCCAGGCCCTGATTTTAACGCCATGATGAAAACATTCAGAGCCTTCAAGACCGCCATCGACAGTTCTGCTGTCATCGACCGCAAACTAGTCCCCGATCGCCTGCTTAGGACGTACTACAAGCTCTGCGGCGCCAAGAAGGCGCTCCTCCACAGGCGTCTGCCGGAGAACATAAACCCGACGCTAGCCGCGGGAGTGATCGTGGAGACGGCCAGCATCGCCGAGGGTATCAGGTCCTACGACCCCACCACCTGCGAGGACCTCGCGGCATGGAAGAAGACCCTGGAGTCCATGGAGCTGCTGGGCATGGACGTGGGCTTCATGCGCAAGCGTGTCGACGAGCTCCTTTTCCTCCTCGACGCCGCCCGGCCATCATTGGATGGTCACGCGGCGCCGGAGGAGGGGTACAAGTACAACGAGGAGGTGATGAAGCTGGAGCGTGGTCGCGCTGCGGATAAGGTGAGGGCCCTCGAGTCGAAGATGGCGAGCCTGAAGGATGCTCTCAAGGAGATGGACACGGAGATGGAGGAGATcgcggaggagaggaggaggggccATGCTATTGCTGTGCTGCAGCTGGCGGCCGCGCCATGGTGA